The following proteins come from a genomic window of Nostoc sp. ATCC 53789:
- a CDS encoding ferredoxin thioredoxin reductase catalytic beta subunit, which produces MITSEHNTKSSDKSLEAMRHFSEQYAKRTGTYFCSEPSVTAVVIEGLAKHKDELGAPLCPCRHYEDKEAEVHATYWNCPCVPMRERKECHCMLFLTPDNEFAGEKQDISLETIKEVRDSMG; this is translated from the coding sequence ATGATCACATCAGAACATAACACAAAATCCAGCGATAAAAGCCTAGAGGCAATGCGGCATTTTTCCGAACAATACGCCAAGCGTACTGGAACATACTTCTGTTCTGAACCTTCTGTTACCGCAGTTGTGATTGAAGGACTAGCCAAACATAAAGACGAACTAGGTGCGCCTTTATGTCCCTGTCGCCATTATGAAGATAAAGAGGCTGAAGTCCATGCCACATATTGGAACTGTCCCTGTGTGCCAATGAGAGAACGCAAAGAGTGCCATTGTATGTTGTTCCTCACCCCTGACAACGAGTTTGCTGGAGAAAAACAAGACATCTCTCTGGAAACAATTAAAGAAGTCCGAGACAGTATGGGATGA
- a CDS encoding M20 family metallopeptidase: MLTHIKDLATKLAPRLIEIRRHIHSHPELSGQEYQTAAFVAGVLSSSGLHVQEGVGKTGVVGELQGTGQNDRLLAIRTDMDALPIQEGTNLEYASRAEGVMHACGHDVHTTVGLGTAMVLSQMAEELGGKVRFLFQPAEEIAQGATWMVKDGAMKNVSAVLGVHVFPSIPAGSIGVRYGALTAAADDLEILIMGESGHGARPHEAIDAIWIACQVITALQQAISRTQNPLRPVVLSIGKINGGRAPNIIADKVQLLGTVRSLHPETRAHLPIWIENIVSNVCQTYGAKYQVNYRQGVPSVQNDYALTQLLQSAAEEAWSSDRVQVLPEPSLGAEDFSMYLEHAPGSMFRLGVGYKERIINHPLHHPQFEVDESAIITGVVTMAYTAYKYCQQNF, from the coding sequence ATGCTTACCCATATTAAAGACTTAGCAACAAAACTAGCGCCTCGCTTAATTGAAATTCGCCGCCACATCCACTCTCATCCAGAACTCAGTGGTCAAGAGTACCAAACAGCAGCCTTCGTAGCTGGTGTTTTGTCTTCCAGTGGTTTGCACGTACAAGAGGGAGTTGGCAAAACGGGCGTAGTTGGAGAACTCCAAGGCACTGGTCAGAATGACCGTTTATTGGCAATTCGCACTGATATGGATGCCTTGCCAATTCAAGAGGGCACAAATTTAGAATATGCCTCTCGCGCAGAGGGTGTTATGCACGCTTGTGGTCACGATGTTCATACCACAGTAGGGTTAGGAACAGCAATGGTTCTATCCCAGATGGCAGAAGAATTGGGTGGGAAAGTGCGGTTTCTATTTCAACCAGCCGAAGAAATTGCTCAAGGGGCAACCTGGATGGTGAAAGATGGGGCGATGAAAAACGTCTCAGCTGTATTAGGGGTTCATGTTTTCCCTTCTATACCCGCAGGATCTATTGGCGTGCGTTACGGGGCTTTAACAGCCGCCGCAGATGATTTAGAAATTCTAATTATGGGAGAATCTGGGCACGGGGCGCGTCCTCATGAGGCCATTGATGCAATTTGGATTGCTTGCCAAGTTATTACTGCATTGCAACAAGCCATCAGCCGAACGCAGAACCCCTTGCGTCCTGTAGTATTGAGTATCGGGAAGATTAATGGTGGCAGAGCGCCGAATATAATTGCTGATAAAGTGCAATTATTGGGAACCGTGCGATCGCTCCATCCCGAAACCCGTGCCCACCTCCCGATCTGGATTGAAAACATTGTATCTAATGTTTGCCAGACCTACGGGGCAAAGTATCAAGTCAATTATCGCCAGGGTGTACCCAGTGTTCAAAATGATTATGCTTTGACGCAATTGTTACAATCAGCCGCAGAAGAAGCGTGGAGTAGCGATCGCGTTCAAGTTTTACCCGAACCTTCCCTTGGTGCTGAAGATTTTTCTATGTATTTGGAACACGCCCCTGGTTCCATGTTTCGTTTGGGTGTCGGCTACAAAGAAAGAATCATTAACCACCCATTACACCATCCCCAATTTGAAGTTGATGAATCTGCCATTATCACTGGGGTTGTAACTATGGCATACACCGCTTATAAATACTGTCAGCAAAATTTTTAA
- the typA gene encoding translational GTPase TypA, whose translation MTLPIRNVAIIAHVDHGKTTLVDALLKQSGIFREGEDVPDCVMDSNALERERGITILSKNTAVRYKETLINIVDTPGHADFGGEVERVLGMVDGCLLIVDANEGPMPQTRFVLKKALEKGLRPIVIINKIDRGQTDPHVAVDKVLDLFLELGADEDQCDFTYLFASGMGGFAKESLEAESVDMQPLFNAILQHVPPPVGDSNKPLQLQVTTLDYSEYLGRIVIGRIHNGTIRAGQQAALVTENGTIVKGKITKLMGFDGLKRVEMEEATAGYIVAVAGFADAYIGETITDPNEPQALPLIKVDEPTLQMAFWVNDSPFAGQEGKLVTSRQIRDRLFRELETNVALRVEETDSPDKFLVSGRGELHLGILIETMRREGFEFQVSQPQVIYREINGQPCEPFELLVLDIPADGVGSCIERLGQRKGEMQDMQPGSGDRTQLEFVIPARGLIGFRGEFMRMTRGEGIMNHSFLDYRQISGDIEARNKGVLISFEEGVSTFYAMRNAEDRGAFFITPGTKVYRGMIVGEHNRSQDLELNICKTKQLTNHRAAGGDELVQLQAPIDMSLERALEYIGPDELVEVTPQSIRLRKMSKKLAKR comes from the coding sequence ATGACGCTCCCAATTCGCAACGTCGCCATTATCGCCCACGTTGACCACGGCAAAACCACGCTGGTTGACGCACTCCTCAAACAATCCGGCATTTTCCGCGAAGGCGAAGACGTTCCGGATTGCGTTATGGACTCCAACGCCCTAGAACGGGAACGGGGTATTACTATCCTGTCCAAAAATACAGCAGTTCGTTACAAAGAAACACTAATCAATATTGTTGATACTCCTGGACACGCTGACTTTGGTGGCGAAGTTGAACGTGTACTCGGCATGGTTGACGGATGTCTGCTGATTGTCGATGCCAACGAAGGCCCCATGCCCCAAACGCGCTTTGTTCTGAAAAAAGCTTTAGAAAAAGGGCTGCGCCCCATTGTTATCATCAACAAAATCGATCGTGGTCAAACTGACCCCCACGTTGCTGTCGATAAAGTATTGGATCTGTTCTTGGAATTAGGGGCAGATGAAGACCAGTGTGATTTTACCTATCTGTTTGCCTCCGGTATGGGAGGTTTCGCCAAGGAAAGCCTAGAAGCAGAATCGGTAGATATGCAACCCCTGTTTAATGCGATTCTGCAACACGTTCCACCACCAGTAGGCGACAGCAATAAGCCTCTGCAATTGCAAGTCACAACCCTAGATTATTCTGAATATCTGGGACGGATTGTGATTGGCAGAATCCACAACGGTACTATCCGCGCAGGGCAGCAAGCAGCTCTGGTAACAGAAAATGGTACTATTGTCAAGGGCAAAATTACCAAATTGATGGGTTTCGATGGACTGAAGCGCGTAGAGATGGAAGAAGCTACCGCAGGTTATATTGTCGCGGTGGCTGGTTTCGCTGATGCTTATATTGGGGAAACGATTACTGACCCCAATGAACCGCAAGCTTTACCACTAATTAAAGTGGATGAACCAACCTTGCAAATGGCCTTTTGGGTGAATGATTCGCCCTTTGCTGGTCAAGAAGGTAAGTTGGTGACATCAAGACAAATACGCGATCGCCTATTCCGCGAACTTGAAACCAACGTTGCTTTGCGTGTCGAAGAAACCGATTCTCCCGATAAATTCCTCGTTTCCGGTCGTGGTGAACTTCACCTGGGTATCTTAATTGAAACCATGCGTCGGGAAGGCTTCGAGTTTCAGGTGTCTCAGCCACAGGTAATTTACCGCGAAATCAACGGTCAACCTTGCGAACCCTTTGAACTCTTGGTGTTAGACATTCCTGCTGATGGTGTGGGTAGCTGTATTGAACGCCTGGGACAACGCAAAGGCGAAATGCAAGATATGCAACCAGGTAGTGGCGATCGCACCCAGTTAGAGTTTGTCATTCCCGCCCGTGGATTGATTGGTTTCCGGGGTGAATTCATGCGGATGACTCGTGGTGAAGGCATCATGAACCACAGCTTCTTAGACTACCGTCAAATTAGTGGCGACATTGAAGCCCGTAACAAAGGCGTTTTAATCTCCTTCGAAGAAGGCGTTTCTACCTTCTACGCAATGAGAAATGCCGAAGATAGAGGAGCATTCTTTATTACTCCCGGCACAAAGGTTTACAGAGGTATGATCGTGGGAGAACACAATCGTTCCCAAGATTTGGAATTGAATATCTGTAAGACCAAGCAGTTAACCAACCACCGGGCTGCTGGTGGCGATGAATTAGTACAACTGCAAGCGCCGATAGACATGAGCCTAGAGCGTGCTTTGGAATACATTGGCCCCGATGAATTGGTGGAAGTTACACCTCAATCAATTCGTCTGCGGAAGATGTCGAAGAAGTTAGCGAAACGGTAA
- a CDS encoding DUF58 domain-containing protein has product MKIIKPITNWLEIRACAPTYGGWVLAVTAICFFGAGINTMAGWLYAISGISFALLGVAAILPPRSLTGLSITRRPIQPVSAGDDLTVELEICNQTQQPVSLLQVEDILPFVLGKPVQKAIETISSQGSYRWVYYHPTQRRGVYRWHTVELGSGAPLGLFWCRRQRDCAATAIVYPTVLPLATCPLVDEMGQEESKRGDPRGRPLQTATTGLVRSLRPYRLGDPTRLIHWRTSARYGELRVRELEMVTGGQEIVIALDSASNWEEENFEQAVIAAASLYFYAQQQQLQVQLWTASTNLVKGDRFVLETLAATAALEDASSVVPKSYPLIWLTQNPLSLATLPQGSRWVLWPNISAPGEQEVINWEHPGIVLQSDRALQPQLQKTLHLL; this is encoded by the coding sequence ATGAAAATCATCAAGCCCATCACCAATTGGTTAGAAATCCGCGCTTGTGCCCCTACTTATGGCGGTTGGGTGCTAGCAGTAACCGCTATTTGTTTTTTTGGCGCAGGTATCAATACGATGGCTGGTTGGCTGTATGCCATTAGCGGCATTAGTTTTGCCCTTTTGGGTGTAGCAGCTATCTTACCGCCGCGATCGCTCACAGGTCTATCGATCACCCGCCGTCCCATACAACCTGTGTCAGCAGGTGACGATTTAACAGTGGAATTAGAAATCTGCAATCAGACACAACAGCCTGTAAGCTTATTGCAAGTTGAAGATATACTGCCCTTCGTCTTAGGGAAACCAGTACAAAAGGCAATCGAAACAATTTCGAGCCAAGGTAGTTACCGTTGGGTATATTACCACCCTACCCAGCGCCGGGGCGTTTATCGCTGGCACACAGTCGAACTTGGTTCTGGTGCGCCTTTGGGATTGTTTTGGTGTCGCCGTCAGCGTGATTGTGCTGCCACAGCGATCGTTTATCCCACGGTGTTACCCTTGGCTACCTGCCCCCTAGTAGATGAAATGGGGCAAGAAGAGAGCAAAAGGGGCGATCCTCGTGGTAGACCATTGCAGACAGCTACAACAGGGCTAGTGCGATCGCTCCGTCCATATCGTCTTGGAGATCCCACTCGTCTGATTCACTGGCGAACTAGTGCCCGCTATGGGGAATTAAGGGTGCGGGAGTTAGAAATGGTAACAGGTGGACAAGAAATAGTGATTGCCCTTGACAGTGCTAGCAATTGGGAAGAAGAAAACTTTGAACAAGCAGTAATTGCCGCAGCATCTCTGTACTTTTATGCACAGCAACAACAATTACAGGTGCAACTATGGACAGCATCAACAAATTTAGTTAAAGGCGATCGCTTCGTTCTAGAAACCTTAGCAGCAACCGCAGCCTTAGAAGATGCCAGTTCAGTTGTTCCTAAAAGCTATCCCTTGATTTGGCTGACTCAAAACCCCCTGAGTCTTGCTACTCTTCCTCAAGGCAGTCGCTGGGTTTTGTGGCCAAATATTTCCGCACCAGGAGAACAAGAAGTAATCAATTGGGAACATCCTGGTATAGTTTTGCAAAGCGATCGCGCACTACAACCCCAGCTACAAAAAACATTACATTTATTATAA
- a CDS encoding ABC transporter substrate-binding protein — MTNKKENLKLLISLGLAGVMVAAILWAIRQLSSSIIITSLNNPTSSSSEVKNKPPLMNLGTRILLKVQTYPDKTDGVKAFEQKDFTTAVQKFSASLKNNPNDPETLIYLNNAKIARDKYSALKVAVIASINFDSNLSEEILRGVAQAQNEINNQGGIDGKKLQIVIASAENREDFARLDNELFQDKSIVAAVGVRRNAAIYNEKHLVLVFPVERPTQAENQEKLDNNALSSQPNSSTTNYLFHVNPLYDNLVDTHARYIARQGRNVAICGDIRSSRDNSGSSSNQILVEQYTQALQKYGSKVINTPCNLADKDLDYKAFVDKAIETENASGFLLLPSVRNIYFATKVAQEVKGRKPLFASETMYSSTTLQNGTDLEGMVLPVYWHRDANKDNPFAENAFKLWNARVNQRTAGAYDALQVIITGLKQDNTREGLQKVLSNSDFSTSGATGMIKFSPSGERQGEALLVKIERCGRCSSGTDYDFALLNKK, encoded by the coding sequence ATGACAAATAAAAAAGAGAACCTGAAGTTGCTTATTTCTTTGGGGCTGGCTGGAGTAATGGTAGCAGCTATTTTGTGGGCAATTAGGCAACTTTCTTCTAGTATCATAATAACATCATTAAACAACCCCACATCTAGTTCAAGTGAAGTTAAGAATAAGCCTCCATTGATGAATTTGGGTACAAGAATTTTGTTGAAAGTGCAAACATATCCTGATAAAACAGATGGGGTTAAAGCTTTTGAGCAAAAAGATTTTACCACTGCTGTTCAAAAGTTTAGCGCTTCCTTAAAAAATAATCCTAATGACCCAGAAACTCTAATTTATTTAAATAACGCTAAAATTGCACGAGATAAGTATAGCGCTCTAAAAGTTGCTGTGATAGCATCAATTAATTTTGACTCTAATTTATCAGAAGAAATTTTGCGTGGTGTAGCTCAAGCTCAAAATGAAATTAATAACCAAGGAGGAATTGATGGTAAGAAGCTACAAATTGTAATTGCTAGTGCTGAAAATAGAGAAGATTTTGCACGATTAGATAATGAATTATTTCAAGACAAAAGTATCGTGGCAGCAGTGGGAGTTAGACGTAATGCTGCAATTTATAATGAAAAGCACTTGGTGTTAGTCTTTCCTGTCGAGCGGCCAACTCAAGCCGAAAATCAAGAAAAGTTAGATAATAATGCACTAAGTAGTCAGCCAAATAGTTCCACAACTAACTACTTATTTCATGTAAATCCGCTATATGATAATTTAGTAGATACTCATGCTCGCTACATTGCTCGACAGGGAAGAAATGTTGCTATTTGTGGCGATATTCGTAGCTCAAGAGATAATTCAGGTTCCTCATCTAATCAGATACTTGTAGAACAGTACACTCAAGCTCTCCAAAAATATGGAAGTAAGGTTATTAACACGCCTTGCAATTTGGCAGACAAAGATTTGGACTATAAAGCTTTTGTAGATAAAGCTATAGAAACAGAAAACGCCAGTGGCTTTTTACTATTACCTTCAGTCAGAAATATATATTTTGCCACCAAAGTAGCACAAGAGGTTAAAGGCAGAAAACCTCTCTTTGCTTCCGAAACTATGTACAGTTCAACAACTTTGCAAAATGGCACGGATCTCGAAGGAATGGTACTACCTGTGTATTGGCATCGTGATGCTAATAAAGATAATCCATTTGCAGAAAATGCCTTTAAGCTTTGGAATGCAAGGGTAAATCAGAGAACAGCCGGAGCTTATGATGCACTCCAAGTAATTATCACTGGCTTGAAACAAGATAACACCCGCGAAGGGTTGCAAAAGGTATTGTCTAATAGCGATTTTTCAACTTCTGGAGCCACAGGAATGATTAAGTTTTCGCCTTCAGGTGAGCGCCAAGGAGAAGCTTTACTAGTCAAAATCGAGCGTTGTGGGCGTTGTTCTTCTGGAACTGATTATGATTTTGCCCTCTTGAATAAGAAGTAA
- a CDS encoding DUF309 domain-containing protein has protein sequence MSETIPQEFWQGVEQFNSGQFYACHDTLEALWIEASEPEKTFYQGILQISVALYHLENRNWRGAVILLGEGGNRLRRYPSSYGGVDVDELLSQSAALLTTLQQIGPDKITSGDIVENKVLSLPKIVLATD, from the coding sequence ATGAGCGAAACCATCCCCCAAGAGTTTTGGCAAGGCGTAGAACAGTTCAATTCTGGTCAGTTCTATGCCTGTCATGACACTTTAGAGGCTTTATGGATTGAAGCCAGTGAACCAGAGAAAACCTTTTATCAAGGCATTCTCCAAATTTCTGTCGCACTGTATCATTTGGAAAATCGAAACTGGCGAGGTGCAGTTATTCTACTGGGAGAAGGCGGCAATCGCTTACGGCGTTACCCATCTAGTTACGGCGGCGTTGATGTAGATGAGCTATTGAGTCAGAGCGCAGCATTGTTGACGACATTACAACAAATAGGGCCAGATAAGATTACATCTGGCGATATTGTTGAAAATAAGGTCTTATCTTTGCCTAAAATTGTGCTGGCTACTGATTAG
- a CDS encoding hemerythrin domain-containing protein: protein MVATLDDTKRNAIAVKLASIKALQQLVIENEQSLLREGLDAEIADRIRNFLKDDEKNLGVLETIIGQYGIQAEPKKNVTQFIEKARELFKGSELSLYEKVSQHELLKHQLVMSGLIVHKAAQKVGADVLLAIAPLNTINFENRAHQEQLKGILEILGVRELTGQDADQGIWARVQDAMAAVSGVVGSAVTQTSDKKDLNIQDALRLDHNKVNTLFTELLQSNNPQKIQEYFGQIYKDLTAHAEAEEEVVYPRVRPFYGQDNTQELFDEQAEMKRVLEQIKAISPSSSEFKNQVRQLMEAVGDHIRQEESTMFAAIRNNLSSDQSEQLATEFKAAKTRIQQKLGVVSESNV, encoded by the coding sequence ATGGTAGCTACTTTAGATGATACGAAACGCAATGCTATTGCTGTGAAATTGGCAAGTATCAAAGCACTTCAACAGTTGGTTATCGAAAATGAACAATCGCTTTTGAGAGAAGGACTCGATGCCGAAATTGCCGATCGCATCCGAAATTTCCTCAAAGATGATGAAAAAAATCTTGGCGTTCTCGAAACTATAATTGGTCAGTATGGCATTCAGGCTGAACCCAAAAAAAATGTTACACAATTCATTGAAAAAGCTCGTGAATTGTTCAAAGGTTCTGAGTTGAGCCTGTATGAAAAAGTATCTCAGCATGAATTGCTGAAGCATCAACTAGTAATGAGTGGCTTGATAGTTCACAAGGCTGCTCAAAAAGTTGGTGCTGATGTGTTGTTAGCGATCGCACCTTTGAATACCATTAACTTTGAGAACCGCGCTCACCAAGAACAACTCAAAGGCATTCTGGAAATTTTAGGTGTCCGTGAACTCACTGGACAAGATGCAGATCAAGGAATTTGGGCGCGTGTTCAAGACGCTATGGCCGCAGTCAGTGGTGTAGTAGGTAGCGCTGTCACTCAAACCAGTGACAAAAAGGATCTGAATATTCAAGATGCCCTTCGCCTCGATCACAACAAAGTAAATACCTTGTTCACGGAATTACTACAAAGTAACAATCCACAAAAGATTCAAGAGTACTTTGGTCAAATTTACAAGGATTTAACTGCCCACGCTGAAGCTGAAGAGGAAGTAGTCTATCCAAGAGTACGTCCTTTCTACGGTCAAGATAACACCCAAGAACTGTTTGACGAGCAAGCGGAGATGAAGCGGGTGTTAGAGCAAATTAAGGCTATCAGCCCTTCTTCATCTGAATTCAAAAATCAAGTTAGACAGCTTATGGAAGCTGTTGGCGACCACATTCGTCAAGAAGAAAGCACAATGTTTGCTGCTATTCGTAACAACTTGAGCAGCGATCAAAGTGAACAACTGGCTACTGAATTCAAAGCCGCTAAGACCCGAATTCAACAAAAGTTAGGTGTTGTTAGCGAATCTAATGTGTAG
- a CDS encoding LptA/OstA family protein has translation MMPCYQLPMSQFRRFGLALMLPVALLGTFAFPNQLQTATAQTSKDNRPLTIRADVQEYDAKNQVITARGNVQMLYPSRQLQATSAQAQYFSKERRIDFSGNVYILQQGGNSIRAEKVTYLIDEGRFVALPQSNRQVESIYMIEESDNAATPAPSVPQTPPLKPSN, from the coding sequence ATGATGCCCTGCTATCAATTGCCCATGTCACAGTTCCGTCGCTTTGGATTAGCTTTAATGCTGCCAGTTGCACTATTGGGCACTTTTGCCTTCCCTAACCAACTGCAAACCGCTACTGCACAAACATCTAAAGACAATCGTCCCCTCACTATCCGCGCTGATGTGCAAGAATATGATGCTAAAAATCAAGTAATCACCGCTCGCGGTAACGTGCAAATGTTGTATCCTTCTCGTCAGCTTCAGGCAACATCTGCCCAAGCACAGTACTTTAGTAAGGAACGCCGAATTGATTTCAGTGGCAACGTCTATATTTTGCAACAGGGCGGTAACAGTATCCGGGCAGAGAAGGTAACGTATTTAATTGATGAAGGGCGATTTGTTGCTTTACCTCAATCCAACCGTCAGGTAGAGTCTATCTACATGATCGAGGAATCAGATAATGCTGCGACACCCGCCCCATCTGTGCCACAAACACCACCTTTGAAGCCTTCTAATTAG
- the lptB gene encoding LPS export ABC transporter ATP-binding protein: protein MKIVLENIHKSYGKRVIVNRVNLSVGQGEIVGLLGPNGAGKTTTFYIATGLEKPNQGKVWLGNLDVTGMPMHKRARLGVGYLAQEPSVFRQLSVQDNILLVLEQTNVPRREWSRRLTTLLREFRLEKLANSKGIQLSGGERRRTELARSLAAGQEGPKFLLLDEPFAGVDPIAVSEIQHIVAQLRDRGMGILITDHNVRETLAITDRAYIMREGQILAFGGADELYSNPLVRQYYLGDNFQA, encoded by the coding sequence GTGAAAATTGTTTTAGAGAATATTCACAAATCTTACGGCAAGCGAGTAATTGTCAATCGTGTCAATCTTTCTGTTGGTCAGGGCGAAATCGTTGGTTTACTAGGCCCCAATGGGGCTGGTAAAACGACGACTTTTTACATTGCCACAGGTTTAGAAAAACCCAATCAAGGAAAAGTTTGGCTGGGTAATTTGGATGTTACAGGAATGCCAATGCACAAAAGGGCACGATTGGGTGTTGGCTATCTAGCGCAAGAACCAAGTGTTTTCCGCCAACTCTCGGTACAAGATAATATTCTATTGGTGCTAGAGCAAACCAATGTGCCACGACGGGAATGGTCAAGACGACTCACAACTTTACTGCGGGAGTTTCGGCTGGAAAAATTAGCTAATAGTAAAGGAATTCAACTTTCTGGTGGTGAGCGACGGCGGACGGAATTAGCAAGGTCTTTAGCTGCTGGACAAGAAGGGCCCAAATTTTTACTTTTGGATGAACCATTTGCGGGGGTTGATCCGATCGCAGTCTCAGAAATTCAGCACATTGTCGCACAACTGCGCGATCGCGGTATGGGAATCTTAATTACAGATCATAATGTCCGCGAAACCCTTGCGATCACCGATCGCGCCTACATTATGCGCGAGGGACAAATCCTCGCTTTTGGCGGTGCTGACGAACTCTACAGTAATCCCCTCGTGCGGCAATATTATTTAGGGGATAATTTTCAAGCCTAA
- a CDS encoding serine/threonine-protein kinase, with amino-acid sequence MICCLNPNCENPQNPDGTNYCLSCGTQLRSLLRNRYRIIAPLGRGGFARTYVAEDIDKLNERCVVKQLVLSQFYGSQGTHAHQKATQLFEREAKRLQELGEHLQIPNLYGYFKEGEYLYLVQQFIEGQNLLQELKQYGFFDEAKIRSFLNDLLSVLVAIHQQQIIHRDIKPENIIRRKSDNKLVLIDFGVSKQKAETTTTAIGTIIGSLGYAPIEQMQFGKVFPSSDMYSLGITCFHLLTNISPSNFWLKQGYGWTSSWRKHLTQPISQELELILDKLLQENHEQRYQSAQAVLQDLNNLPPLRHTLPPTVISPSKLLESQSQTQQKTTGYLPRFSNSKLFSGAIITGSGSSLLAIALISFLGTTWISSGLWLLILGGVILIQSRSLLEKTYLIVIAIIANSLIVLTFKNLLTNNLLQSGVNGLLLVVLLVFLAGLLTLIIVGMSEIINKLISKYF; translated from the coding sequence ATGATCTGCTGCCTAAACCCCAATTGCGAGAATCCCCAAAATCCTGATGGTACAAATTACTGCCTCAGTTGCGGGACACAGTTGCGATCGCTACTCAGAAATCGTTACCGCATTATCGCACCATTAGGGAGAGGAGGGTTTGCACGCACATACGTAGCAGAGGATATAGACAAGCTAAATGAACGATGTGTTGTGAAGCAACTGGTTCTCAGTCAATTTTATGGCAGTCAAGGTACTCACGCACATCAAAAAGCAACTCAATTGTTTGAACGAGAGGCAAAACGTCTACAAGAATTAGGGGAACATCTACAAATTCCCAATTTGTATGGATATTTTAAGGAAGGTGAATATCTGTATTTAGTGCAGCAGTTTATCGAAGGTCAAAATCTGTTGCAGGAGTTAAAACAATACGGTTTTTTTGATGAAGCTAAGATTCGATCTTTTTTGAATGATTTATTATCTGTGCTGGTTGCCATACATCAACAGCAAATAATTCATCGAGATATTAAGCCAGAAAATATTATTCGCCGTAAGAGTGATAATAAGTTAGTACTAATTGATTTTGGGGTTTCAAAGCAAAAGGCGGAAACTACAACCACTGCAATTGGGACAATTATTGGTTCATTAGGTTACGCACCAATTGAGCAAATGCAATTTGGTAAAGTTTTTCCTTCCAGTGATATGTATAGTTTAGGCATAACTTGCTTTCATCTACTAACAAATATTTCTCCCTCGAATTTCTGGCTCAAACAAGGCTATGGTTGGACTTCTAGTTGGCGAAAGCATTTGACACAACCCATAAGTCAAGAATTAGAATTGATTTTGGATAAATTACTCCAAGAAAATCATGAGCAGCGTTATCAGTCTGCACAGGCTGTCTTACAAGACTTGAATAATCTACCACCACTAAGGCATACATTACCTCCTACAGTCATTTCACCTTCTAAACTATTAGAGTCACAATCACAAACTCAACAAAAAACAACTGGATATCTACCACGATTCTCTAATAGCAAATTATTCTCTGGAGCCATAATTACAGGTTCAGGTAGTTCATTGTTAGCGATCGCACTTATTAGTTTTTTAGGCACTACTTGGATTAGCTCTGGATTGTGGTTGCTAATTTTAGGTGGGGTAATCTTAATTCAATCTCGTTCGCTTTTGGAAAAAACTTATTTAATTGTGATTGCTATAATAGCAAATTCACTAATTGTCTTGACTTTCAAAAACTTGCTCACAAATAATCTTCTCCAATCTGGAGTTAATGGACTTTTGCTTGTAGTATTGCTAGTTTTTCTTGCAGGTCTTTTGACGCTTATCATTGTGGGTATGTCAGAAATAATAAATAAACTTATTTCTAAATATTTTTAA